A single region of the Acidobacteriota bacterium genome encodes:
- a CDS encoding 2-dehydropantoate 2-reductase, whose protein sequence is MMSRNLAVVGAGPIGGILAAHLISAGHSVAVVDVWKEHRDRIRAEGLRITGRGEDRIRPARVCASVRELEERVPELVFVCTKASDLGEVLDAVGPVLGGSGAVFVSFQNGIDTEAVMAQRLGRERVLRGVVHYAGVLPAPGEIRESFSNPPNYLGWLDPAAEAACRDAAALLTSSGLQTEATGEIQRHAWRKTVFNTCIMAVSAVTGLDMQEIMRFGPTERLADGLLEESIAVAAARGFDFGPGFAEQVREFHRHIGPHRPSMLADIEKGRRTENEFLVRRIAEYGDLEGVPVPLHRTLAAVIEGLELRGRRQREPHSTTGVSE, encoded by the coding sequence ATGATGTCCAGAAACCTTGCCGTGGTCGGCGCCGGACCGATCGGCGGCATATTGGCGGCGCATTTGATCTCGGCCGGCCACTCCGTCGCCGTGGTGGACGTCTGGAAGGAGCACCGCGACCGTATCCGGGCGGAGGGGCTCCGCATCACCGGGCGGGGGGAGGACCGGATCCGGCCGGCGCGGGTGTGCGCCTCGGTCCGGGAGCTGGAGGAGCGGGTCCCGGAACTGGTCTTCGTCTGCACCAAGGCCTCGGACCTCGGGGAGGTCCTCGACGCCGTCGGCCCCGTTCTTGGCGGTTCGGGCGCCGTCTTCGTCTCCTTCCAGAACGGCATCGACACCGAAGCGGTGATGGCCCAGCGCCTCGGGCGGGAGCGGGTCCTGCGCGGCGTCGTCCATTACGCGGGGGTGCTCCCGGCGCCCGGCGAAATCAGGGAGAGCTTTTCGAACCCCCCCAACTACCTGGGGTGGCTCGACCCGGCCGCCGAGGCCGCCTGCCGGGACGCGGCGGCACTGCTGACCTCCTCCGGCCTCCAGACCGAGGCGACGGGGGAGATCCAGCGGCACGCCTGGCGCAAGACCGTCTTCAACACCTGCATCATGGCGGTGTCGGCCGTGACCGGGCTCGACATGCAGGAGATCATGCGGTTCGGCCCGACGGAGCGGCTGGCGGACGGGCTGCTCGAGGAGTCGATCGCGGTCGCCGCCGCCCGCGGCTTCGACTTCGGCCCCGGCTTCGCGGAGCAGGTGCGGGAGTTTCACCGCCACATCGGGCCTCACCGGCCGTCGATGCTGGCCGACATCGAGAAGGGCCGCAGGACCGAGAACGAGTTCCTGGTCCGGCGGATCGCCGAATACGGGGACCTCGAGGGGGTCCCCGTCCCCCTGCACCGCACCCTGGCGGCCGTGATCGAGGGGCTGGAGCTGCGGGGGCGGCGCCAACGGGAACCACATTCCACGACAGGAGTCAGCGAGTGA